In a genomic window of Nodosilinea sp. E11:
- a CDS encoding cupin domain-containing protein gives MTLLRIFSDQDSATLLDEYRDADAIASALASAGVRFEQWQTQAPLPQAAEPEAILAAYAKDIDRIKAEGGYVTADVIRMHPEHPQRAELRQKFLAEHIHKEDEVRFFVEGQAVFYLHLGNKIYATLCTAGDLIGVPANTPHWFDMGEAPQFAAIRLFCNPEGWVAHFTDSPIAQGFPEYSAFV, from the coding sequence ATGACCTTACTCCGCATTTTTAGCGACCAGGATAGCGCAACTCTACTCGATGAATACCGCGATGCCGATGCGATCGCATCGGCCCTTGCCAGCGCTGGTGTGCGCTTTGAGCAGTGGCAAACCCAGGCTCCTTTGCCCCAGGCGGCTGAGCCAGAAGCGATCCTCGCCGCCTACGCCAAAGATATCGATCGCATTAAGGCCGAGGGCGGCTACGTCACCGCCGACGTAATTCGCATGCACCCCGAGCACCCCCAAAGGGCCGAGTTGCGGCAAAAATTTCTGGCTGAGCACATTCACAAAGAAGACGAGGTGCGCTTTTTTGTCGAGGGGCAGGCGGTGTTTTACCTGCACTTGGGCAACAAAATCTACGCCACCCTCTGCACTGCTGGCGATCTGATCGGCGTGCCCGCCAACACTCCCCACTGGTTTGACATGGGCGAGGCCCCCCAGTTTGCTGCCATTCGCCTGTTTTGCAACCCCGAGGGATGGGTGGCCCATTTTACTGATAGCCCCATCGCCCAAGGGTTTCCTGAGTACTCTGCGTTCGTGTAA
- the mtnC gene encoding acireductone synthase, translating to MLLLEGRPIGAIVLDIEGTTTDIAFVKNTLFPYAEKRLEGFMAEFAPTAEGQAVLDQVRAEVGDPDLSQEACVAQLLAWAKADQKVTPLKAVQGLIWDEGYRDKAYYSHLYDDAAAYIQEWHRREVPLYIYSSGSIAAQKLLFAHTIKGDLTPCFRGYFDTTTGSKLEATSYQNIAETLGIVAAELLFLSDHPGELAAARQAGWQVCAVQRPGTPDFAESLRVVTDFSQLPLTFS from the coding sequence ATGCTTTTACTTGAGGGGCGGCCCATCGGGGCGATCGTGCTCGATATCGAAGGCACCACCACCGACATTGCCTTCGTTAAAAATACGCTGTTCCCCTACGCCGAGAAGCGACTAGAGGGGTTTATGGCTGAGTTTGCCCCCACTGCCGAGGGGCAGGCAGTGCTCGACCAGGTGCGCGCTGAGGTGGGCGACCCAGACCTTAGCCAGGAGGCCTGCGTAGCCCAACTGCTGGCCTGGGCCAAAGCCGACCAAAAGGTGACCCCGCTCAAGGCCGTACAGGGCCTGATCTGGGACGAGGGTTACCGTGACAAAGCCTACTACAGTCACCTATACGACGATGCCGCCGCCTACATTCAAGAGTGGCATCGGCGGGAAGTGCCGCTCTATATCTATTCGTCTGGCTCGATCGCAGCCCAAAAACTGCTGTTTGCTCACACCATTAAGGGCGACCTAACTCCCTGCTTTCGGGGCTATTTTGACACCACTACCGGCTCTAAACTAGAGGCGACTTCTTACCAAAACATCGCCGAGACCCTGGGCATTGTGGCCGCAGAACTGCTGTTTTTGTCTGACCATCCCGGTGAGCTAGCGGCGGCGAGGCAGGCGGGCTGGCAGGTGTGCGCGGTGCAGCGCCCCGGCACGCCAGATTTTGCCGAGAGCCTCCGGGTAGTGACCGATTTTAGCCAACTGCCGCTGACCTTCAGTTAG